The Carassius gibelio isolate Cgi1373 ecotype wild population from Czech Republic chromosome A1, carGib1.2-hapl.c, whole genome shotgun sequence region TGTATTGGGTTTGCAATTAAATCCTAAAGAGTTGTAAAAAATCCGCTTTTCTGTGTCATTAATGAAATACTTCACCCAGTGTAGCCTGTTCTGTTGATACATCACATTCATAACATGCTCAATGATAACTCAAATGGCTTTCCTATTTATTATTTcaataccagaaaaaaaaaaaataaattcgtCAACACGAAGCATTTTTTCCCctaaataaaatcaaaagcagGTTAATTATTGAATGACTTCgaacaaatataaatgaaaattaaattcaatatttCGACGTTTAACCGAACGTAATTAGTTTAATGGGTGTCGGTAGCCTATATCAAATTACATCGCAATAATGGAATGATAGTCATGCGTTTTGCCTTGATTTATTTCACCCAAAAGGGACAGCAAATGATGTAGTGATTTCTTCATATTCATCCATGTTTCTCCGACCAAGCTTTCATTTACGAATTAAATAGGCCTAGCACAGATTTtctttttctaatatatatatatatatgaagagttcagatgcaaaaacctctaaatgccatctgaaattttcatctaaaattaggaattttttcaggctcctatatttatgtccagttatttcactttaatagccttgaaaaggacctgcacattgccattaaagtaaaatgactcaacctaagcataggagcttataaaaaatccaaattttagatgaaaatttcagatggcatttagaggtttttgcatctgaactcttcatatatatatatatatatatatatatatatatatatatatatatatatatatatatatatatatatatatatatatatatatatgcacacacacacacataaacacacatcatAAAAGTTACAGAATAATTGCACATGTAATTTGTTTAATATACAACCTATATGCATTGTggatacatttctaaataaaccttCCTGATATTATTATAACACTGATATGTTTAACTTAAGAATACATTTCTGCTTCCATTGCATTTCTTTAACCATAGTGGTTTCCTCAATAACTTTATTGAAGTAACATACAATACCAGTTCCAGTCATTGCAACTGCCCATGCGCAGAGTCCCCAGCGGCGCTGTGGCTAATGAAGAATAATAAATCATGAAAGGTTTTTCAGGTACAGCCGAGAGAGTGTGTAAGAGGAGAGGGGGTGAGAGAATgggtgagcgagagagagagagagagagagagagacgcatcCTGCCCTTCGCCTTAGAGCACAGACAGATCGAGTCCCCGCAGCATTGAATGTAGTCGACTGTCACCTTTATCTCATAATCAAATTCAGCAAGAATCGGGATAAAGGTTAACGAGCGATATTGGTTCTAGCAACGTCGTTCTGGAGATTTGCACgaagagaagagagaagaaaCTTTTTTAAAAGTGAGTAAAGACAAACTCACCAAAGACATCAGCTTCTGCTGTGagaaatgtaagatattttgtaaagGCGGAGGAACATTTCTGTGGAGCGTTTTGGTAAGAATTGCCGTGATCTTTGAAGGAGTTTACCGACAGGTTGCATGGCTTGGTGCTCGCGGCACGTCTCTAGCCACGGCACGCGACGGAGCGACAGGAGATCGTTCTCTCAGACCATTAGGCAGCAGCACTAGATGATCTGTCTCAAGACTTGGTGCATCATCCTCTTCACGTTCGTTGCAACGCCAGAGACTTGAGACTTCAACGCACCGACTGGGCTTGAACTCCAGTCGAAGAAGAAGAAGGCGGAGTcttaacttatattaaaagcaacTCGCCGAGGCTCGGTCGCAAACATGATGATGATGTCTCTGAACAGCAAGCATGCATTCGCCATGGCCCACACCAGTCTGGCCGAAACCAAATACTCCAGTTTGCATTCTTCGTCCTCGTCTTCCACTTTGACTTCCAACGCGCCCTCGTCCTCCTGCTCGTCGTCCAGACACAGCAGCACGATCAGCAGCAGCGGCGGCTCGGAGGCGATGCGTCGAGCATGTTTCCCAACCCCACCGGTACGTATTCTGCATAATCACCGCTTAAAGGCACATTTTGACAGCCCACTTTTTCTGCTTGATGTTTTTTTCATGTCTGCACAGCAAATCACCCAACACCTCAATTTTTCCCTCCCAACTTATGTATTCAGCCGGGTTTGCCTTTCGTATTAATTTTTATGACCTGGGATGTTGCATGTGTCTTGTTTTGTGTGTTCTTTTTTAggatttcctttccttttttttacatgctggaaatgttttaaaagcacGGAGTGGAGCGCGAATTCCCTGCTGACAGTTATGTGTGCTTTCTATTTGCAATTGCAGAGCAATATATTCGGCGGATTGGATGAGAGTTTGTTGGCCCGCGCGGAAGCTCTGGCGGCGGTGGATATAGTCTCTCAGACCAAAAGCCATCATCACCCTCCTCATCACAGCCCTTTCAAGCCGGACGCAACCTACCACACCATGAACACGCTTCCGTGCACCTCGTCGTCTTCGTCTGTGCCCATCTCGCACCCGTCAGCTCTCGCGagccatcaccaccaccaccatcaccatcaccaccAGCCGCACCAGGCACTGGAGGGCGACCTGCTCGATCACATCACCCCAGGACTGGCACTTGCTGGAGCCATGGCCGGGCCAGACGGCTCGGTGGTCTCCACGCCTACGCACCCCGCTCACATGGCAGGCATGAACCACATGCACCAAGCTGCCATCAACATGGCTCACGCCCATGGACTGCAATCCCACATGGGCTGCATGAGCGACGTGGATGCAGATCCAAGGGACTTGGAGGCGTTCGCTGAGCGCTTTAAACAGCGTCGGATCAAACTCGGCGTTACACAAGCGGATGTAGGGTCAGCGTTGGCCAATCTGAAGATTCCTGGTGTAGGCTCTTTAAGTCAGAGTACCATCTGCCGGTTTGAATCCCTCACGTTGTCCCACAACAACATGATCGCCCTGAAGCCCATCCTGCAAGCCTGGCTGGAGGAGGCTGAAAAGTCGCACCGGGAAAAACTCAACAAACCCGAGCTCTTCAATGGGGCCGAAAAGAAGAGGAAGCGGACCTCTATCGCGGCCCCCGAGAAAAGGTCCCTCGAAGCTTATTTTGCTATTCAGCCGCGTCCGTCCTCAGAGAAAATCGCAGCAATCGCAGAGAAGCTGGACCTCAAAAAGAACGTTGTGCGGGTTTGGTTTTGCAACCAGAGGCAGAAACAGAAACGCATGAAATATTCGGCCTGCGTCTAGCTCGACCAGAAGCCCAACACGACGTGTCGAGAGACTCCTAAAACTGTTTAGAGacgatttgtaaaatatttcttatCTTACACCTTTTTCAGTCATCAATAACTTGTGCATTGAACCAGAATTTCATGATATTCAAAAGAGACATTTGAAAATACCAAATCACTGTCACGTTTTACGCAAAGGGGATGTGGAATCATTTAAAGGATCGTTTGACTGATCAAGTAAGACCATTCGTTTTTCCTCACTTATTCTAGCACACTTTCTTTATAAGAGGAGCAAGGCTCTTTAAACCTTTAAAACTCTTAAACTCTAAGCATATTTTAGTAATTTACCAGAAAGTGTTATCGAGCTAAGTAacacaattaattattataaactgaggGGGAGGGATACTTCAGGTCAAAAGGGTGACAGTGTCTTgtcagtattttttctttttctttttctttttaaatatttcttttcAGCATGTCACGCTTCAATCTTGTGTTAATTCAGGGTTCATTAGATAAAAAGAGGACATCACGAATTAAGTCCACGAACAATTCTGCAACATTATTAGATAACACCCAAACAGCTCCTTGTAAATTATTGATTTAGCTGGTACATGCATCATTTTGTCTGTCGTCTCCTTAATTCCACttctttgattttaataatgataatcatAGCCTATAATTAGGCAATGGGCTATAAGAATATCCATATTTGTCTTCTAAAGGCATCTTTGCTATAAATGATCTAGAACCTATTGGATATACTGAACACGGGGAGAGGTTCAATTGTTTTTAGTGATGGGATTTGTTCATCCAAATATCTGTTGCAATACGCCTGCGCTCTAAAGTGGCTATGTTTCTTATGAACTATTTATCATGTGAGGTAATGTTTACTTCATTACATATTTATTGGGATTCCCTCCACGTTTTTGCTGGAGAAAATCATATTGAGACAACAAGGAAAACGTGGCCCTCTGCAAATGGGGAAACTGCTTGAGACAggccacctttatttatttatttatttatttatttattttctttcgttCTTCTAAGGTTTCGAAAAGGTACAATCGAGAGATAtatgacaacattttcttttaaattattttcatgtatgttatctgcttatttatttgtataaatatacgCGTATAATTATGGAGTCGTTGCTTGTTAAATTCACATGTTTAGTAATGTTTTCTTATTGAAAAAGATGAGTTTCATGGAATTATTCacgtaaaaatgtaaatatctcattTGGACATACACATATCCGTAGAGGTATTTGCTGTATTGCTGTTTTAGCTGCGGTAACTGTAATGTATGTTGCTTTAGGTTTAGTTGTCGGATATAAGTTCATTAATTTATTACttcaatgtatatttaagttgCTATTTGATAATTGAATTGAACTATGTGTTTAATTAAAgaacaacattttaacattttattgaaCGTTCTCAATGGGTTTATTTATATTCAAAGGCCTACACAGAGTTTTCAAACTACTGACGTTTTGATGGAATATGTTGAACATAGCCTAACTGAAACGTTTGCCTCTATCTTATATTGCTCATTGTGTGGATTACACGTGTCTTTACCACCAATATGCAATGTTCATATTTCTCTTGCAAGATACAAATGGGTACTCAGGTTAGTTTAGTATCTTGCCGTTTGCCTAAAAAAGACGTCTTGACATCTTCTTGAGCTGTAGAGCTACGCTTGGTAATACCACGAACGACTTGCTGCTGCTAGGATTCGCAACCCTTAGAAGCCTACCTGAGAGCGAATGCTAATATTCTATTAGAGTCTAATCATGAAGTCTGTAGAGATCTAGGGAGGTCCCTCGAGCACAGTGCTGCCAGATGTCAGGCCGCCAGAAAAACACCTCGCCTGCCAACGTGCCGGGCTCCATTTAAATCCACAGTCGATGGTTTTCATTCTTCTGCCGACATAGGCAGCCCTTTGAAGACTGACTCAGTTCACTGTTAGGCcgcatgaaaaaaaagaaaagaaaggaaaacatgagagagagagagagagagagagagagagagagagagaggcgggaGTGTCATCTCAGTATCGGTGCATGTCATGGCATTCTATTggtttcagcaccacggacagccgCCTGAATAGATGTTTTGCCATTGATGTGTCCTGCCGATTTGCAATGGATTTAGCAGATGAAGAATGCAATTGCGTTTCGTTTTGTTCATTATATCACACTAAtgtaatatagtttttttgttttctcgcaaaatcgtgtttattattattatcatcattgttATCATCAAAATTTTGAACTCCTTTGAAACATGAcaacaacattattattttagctgGGAAAAATACTCGGGAAGTATTTAGTTAggccttttttaaatgtttttaatgttattaatttacTGACTGAAAACATCCTAAATCTAACCTGCTTTAAGGGAGGAAATCAGTTCTCCTAAACGAGCTTATCACTTAACACGATAATATGTACGAATTATTAAATTACACATGGAATTATTGAAATCAGATAATTACAAAGTAAGTAATAATTAACTGGAGCTGTTAATTACAGCCGGGCATGGAGAGGCTCGAAGGGAATGGAAATGAATGTTGTGGACGAAATGGCCTTTTCTACCCCCTACTTATCTCTCAGATAGGTGCGAAAATTATCGATCGatcgatttattttttttatttttatttttttttaacacaaatcaTTAAGGGGGGACCAGAGAGGTAGACTAATATATAGGAAAATTTTGTACACACACATGGTGCGCTTTACTTTCAATATTTCCAAGAAAGCGATTGTGTCATTTTTATTCTACCTTCCTTTAATAAATTGATCCAAGAGAGGGCACTGACCTGTTAGCGGCATCGGATACATGTGATTCTCATGCTTTAAAAACCAAGGTGGTCAAGCGCAGGATCGAAAGGGCAGAACTGTTTTCCTTTGTTATAATTAGGTcctctgttttctttctctttccccCTGAACATTTTCCCCCTTTCACAGGGATGGTGATGAAATTTTAATGAAGCCAGGGACTGTCGTGCTCCGCCTGGGGACTTACGAATAGAATATTTTAACTGTACATTTACCCCAAGTGTCTGCCATCAAAGCACGTTAAGACAAACCACAGGCCTCTGACGTGTTGGAAACCCTTATTTAGTACTTGAACATTTATTATACTGTCACTGATGTCCACTGGATTTAGATATTTTTCCCCTCCACGGGCATTATTGGTATAATTGTAAAAATCAGTTGATTATGCTGTTTAACTGTGGAAAAtgtaatatgttaaaaataattaactgaaTATAGATATGTGATTATTACAAAGAGGTGCATTAATTGTAAAACAtcttaaacaaaacaaatcactaacacatatacaaatacacaAGTGCACCATGAACaagcttttaaaagcttttattatattttttgttgacCTTTATGtcttttgcattatttattatggAACCTATCCACACTAAACAATTTAAAGGGGTGCCGAAATAACTATTTAAGCACACAATCTTGTAACAAAGTATTGTGATatatgtacaaacacacacatttcaaaaTTTAACGAAATGTCATATAAATATGATACAATATACAAATATTGCAAAATTGCCCATCGACACAACATTAGCataagtttatttttcatttattttattttttttcaatgataaaaatatgaatctgattcgatgtatcaaaaaaaaaaaaaaaaaaaaaaaagaatcagacAGATTTTgggttatattattatttcaacaaAGCATTACAAATTATAATTCCCTTTCCATTGTTTTCTAAAGCGATTCAGTTTACAACTGAAGGTTTACAGGTCAGGTGAACAAACACAATTTTCTAAAGCACTAATGAGCAACTGTAAAATGATTGAAcaccatttatttaaagaaaaatcagtTTACTATCCTTACGCTGCAAGTACACCTCTCAGAATGTGGCTTTCTGTTGAAATTTGTGTCTTCAAAAGAGGCCTATGGTGATTAAATATTAAAGAGTCTAGGATGAGCATGTTTCTCGCCCAGTTTTGGTTTTCCTCCTGCTCGCCGTGAAATTCATTTAGGCTTTAACGCACAGCACGTTGCGTTCTCTTATTCTCAGACGCTGTTGCGCCGTTCCAAATGAGCAAGACGCAGTTAGATCGCGCATTTGGCAGTAATGAGAAGGTGGTAGAGCTGTCTGCTGGATGTGTGTGTTCATTGAGGTTTGACAGCCGTGCTCCGCTGCAGATCTATTCATCATACCCGcaaggactctctctctctctctctctctctctctctctctctctctctctctctctctctcctctgtcctCAGTTTATACAGAACAGAATCATTTACATAAAGTCCTTAAGGCAAATAACTGTTGGGGGCTCTAATTTATATCTGATCGAAAATTAGCCGTCATTATGCGCCCCATTAGCCGCGTCTTTAATGTGCTTCTAAGCACCATTTGTCAAGCAGCTTGTTAATATCCTTCAAGTCTTTAAAGTTGAGAGCTCATTAAAAGACTCTGCGCCCTGGTATTGATGCTATTTTATAAAATTCTGCAAAGCGTAAAGCACCGTTTAAAAGTTTTCTCTTCCTCCTAGAACTGAATGATGCATGGTTTCTTGAGCAATAGGCAGGATACCCCATTGTGGTCAGTCTGAAAGTTATGTTAGTGAACGCGCTGTAGTCAACAAGACAGGTATTTGGCGGGAAATCACATCTACTTTTTCACATCGTTAAGTAAAATTATAAGGATGTCACAAAATAATGTAAGCTAATTGGTTTCTGGCAGGTGAATTAAGTTCTAACACGCAGTATAACCGACTTGAAGGTTTGCGAAAATGACTTTATATCATACATTGCATTCGTAAGTAATTTAGAAAATCATCCTTTAAACACATATAGCATGCATTCTAAAAGTCGTGCCAATTCAATAGAAAACATTTcgcattggacattgtatgtatactgtattttatttctcaCTTTATTACATATTCAGATACCACATGTATGTAACTAAAACTGTTAACAggcattaatacatttaaaaataaaagaattaaaaagtCTTCAGATAAGACGCCAAATAGTGAGCCTTGTCTGATTTCTCCTAGAAATAACTGATCCCCTAAAAGTCACTGTATAATTCGCAAATTGTCAATAGGTCATGTGTTCCTATCATGATCTGTCGTCCATAATTAGGCTCGTGTCGGGTGTTGTCTACCCGTGGGTGAGATCTAACGGGACCTTATTATTAGTTAAAAACTCAAAGCGTCCCGTCGTTTCTTCCGTAGACTCCTCCAGGCTAAAGCAATAAAGCCCGTAATTAGAATGCTAAAGACAGATGTAAATAAAAGCAATGAGATAGCGCTGAGAGATGAGGCGCTGGGGTCAGGTTCTCATCAAAAAAACAGTTGGTGTGATGACACGAAGTCCGGCCATCGCCAGAGGCCCGGGGCTACAGCGACAGACCACAGGCAAAATGCAccataaattgcatttttttttttttttttttttttttttttagagagagatttgcaaacagttatttttaattaaaaaatgtgtccGGACCAAATACCTTTCGCTAATTGCATGTGTCAATtgaaatgaagaagaagaagcagaagaagaagaagaagaagaagaagaaacacatATTAAATACCTTGTAAccctttcatatatatatatatatatatatatatatatatatatatatatatatatatatatatatatatatatatatgtatatgtgtgtgtgtgtgtgtgtgtgtgtgtgtgtgtgtgtgtgtgtgtgtgtgtgtgcgtttgtgtgtgtgtaccattTAGATATTAAAGACCATCAATTTTGTAAACTTTctttattaagttatatttagtgATCTTTAATtccttcacattatcatagagtCTCATTGTAATGTCACACCCTCAACTGATGTAATTGTTTTAGACATTGAGGGTGTTTCATTCAAGCTAAGAGTGCACAGATCTGGGCCAATGAAAAAGAcatagagaaagaaagaagaaagagagagagagagagctgctctGTTTAAAGAGCTTTTGTCTGTCTGTTCCCTCTCTTCACTAATGAGATGTTCAGTAGAGGTTTACCTGGCTACCTATTATTGTACCCCAGCCACCTCTCCCCTTGTTTTCTTTCACTGCTCATATCACTAATCACAGATACGGGAAATGCTGACTACAGAATACGGAAGGAAAACACGCCACCATTCACTAACTATAGCCTAAGGTACAACACTGCAGTTCTTTGTGAAAACTGGAAGCATCTTaaaagaagtgaaaaaaaataaaataaaaaaaaaataaaaaaaaaaataataatataagtaataataataattattgtcattgttattattaacaaGTTAAGCAATAGTATACTTTTAAGAAAAATGGTTACCAAATTAGTATTTTTCCGCTTGTAACAATAGCAGAACACATTTGAATGTCTTTTTATAACACTTAATAAATTGAGCCAAGGATAGATAGCTTAATACATGTAAAGTATTGCtttaaatacattacatataGGCATAAGTTAACTTAAATTGAATGAAAAataaccaaacatttttttttttagttcaaaaaatacatttcttcatTGCAATATGCCATATGcagtaatgcatttaaatattagtcTTTTAACACATGACAGAAAAAACCTGTGTTTTATACTGAATTACATCCTAGCAGTAACAGTCTCTAAAGTATCTTTATAAAAGGTTGATTACTGTTCGAAATACATCAACTGATGGCTGTGGGCTACCAATGCTTGTGCTGCTGAGTTGTAGTCAGCGAGAGTTTTGTGGTATTATGACATGTTTTGGAGCGACTGACAATCAGTAAGAGTGTTTGtacttgaaaataaatgtaaggtTTGGGCCTTTGAGAATTAAAGTATTACTTTAAAGtcattatttagtaatttatctgCTGCAATACCACACTAACaatcttcaaaaaaataaataaataaataaataaaaaaataataataataatgcaaaaaataaaacattttgtcaaAGGTCCATTACAGTTTGGAGCACTTGGCTCACTTCATAATGGGGGCCACAAATAATTGTTGCACTCGGGTGCATCATTGCCTTGTTTTGCTGCTAGTTTGAGTGACATGGAGGGACACAAACAGCTGTAAACAACAGAGCAATCAGTGTCCCATCTGCTACTATGGCCCACTTACATGAACGTATGTCACCACTTCTTTCACCCGGTGCCAAGCAAGTGCCTGAGGACACGAGTCCCCAAGAAAAGGACCCATTTTCAGAGGAAGaaaaatgtagaaagaaaaaagttGTTACGGCAAGACAATTTAGGCAGCTATCTCAGAGACAAGCTTTTTTGCAATTCTGTCTCATTGCCTCACATACAATTAATGCATTACACTGAGAAGTAAGTTGAAATAAGAAcatcttctgtatttttgatatcCTCATGAAGACATATGAACTTTGTTGTCTTTGgctctgtaaaatatatttctggaaaaaaaaaagggtaggtCTATTGTTAAGAGAGGAAGTGCTGGTAACTTACCTTAGGGACTGAACAATGTAACAATTGCAAACATACCATCATGcctttgaaaaaaaacaacaaggtGCTCCAGAGAGTCATTTTGAATATAAAGTCTCTGCCAAACTATACATAACAAATACTTAAGCAAACATCAcccaaaaacacaataaattattttttatgaacacaATTAAGCACCACTTAGTGACTGCTTCTCACAATAAACAGTACTTAATTTCAgtgcagaaaaaaacagcaatgatTAATTATGAATTGGCAGGATGATACAGTGAGCATCCCAAGGAGAGGAAAGCTCTGCTCTCTCTATTACTTAAACAGAAGCATCCTCTGGGAGAGGAGCAGTGTAGCCCATGGGGCAAAGACATTCTGCTACATCAGTTCATCTTTTACATTAGccactttaatatttgaattcAATTATTGACGGTAGGTATGTTTGTTCCTTTTAATCAAGTGTTAATTCTAGATTAAGATACTGTATCAAAAAattactggtaacactttataataaggtccCATTAGTTCAAATTAATGTGTAAAACAAAGATTAACTaacatgagcaatacatttgctACAGCATatgttcatgtgtttttgttcattttagatataattattattttatattatcttaGGTAAATTAAATAAGATTAAGAGGGATTGAAATTTtatgataaattattaaatattaaattcaatattattaaatgaaattaacattaactaaactTTATAAATACTTAAGAAGgatttaaaataactaatgttaaaaatgcaaccttattgtaaagtgaaacTGAATTATCCTGCCATGTTAatctttattgatttaattaactTGATTTTGTGATATTTGTTCTAACATACAGATAtctgacaaaaaacaaaacaaaaacaaaacaaaatacaaagtaACGGTCACTGATGATATATTGTGAGCCACTGATTCTATATTGTGAGGTACAACAAATTGTAATGgatttgtgaaaaagaaaaatgtagggTGGGACTTGATTTGATGCATCAGTTATTGATTGGATTTTAAGAGGTGGGGGTTGCACTCAAAAAATGGAGGCTGATGAACATGACATTGTGGGAACGGGTTTAAGCAGACTAAATAATTGGAGGAGACAAACATCACCAGAAAGAAGGACTATCGTTTTCACCG contains the following coding sequences:
- the LOC127944290 gene encoding POU domain, class 4, transcription factor 2-like codes for the protein MMMMSLNSKHAFAMAHTSLAETKYSSLHSSSSSSTLTSNAPSSSCSSSRHSSTISSSGGSEAMRRACFPTPPSNIFGGLDESLLARAEALAAVDIVSQTKSHHHPPHHSPFKPDATYHTMNTLPCTSSSSSVPISHPSALASHHHHHHHHHHQPHQALEGDLLDHITPGLALAGAMAGPDGSVVSTPTHPAHMAGMNHMHQAAINMAHAHGLQSHMGCMSDVDADPRDLEAFAERFKQRRIKLGVTQADVGSALANLKIPGVGSLSQSTICRFESLTLSHNNMIALKPILQAWLEEAEKSHREKLNKPELFNGAEKKRKRTSIAAPEKRSLEAYFAIQPRPSSEKIAAIAEKLDLKKNVVRVWFCNQRQKQKRMKYSACV